GGCTGGCCGCCTGACCCGCGACGTACCGGCCGGGCCACGGCCGGCGAGGAATCGAGGAGACCATGGCATGACGGTTCACGAGAGCGCCGTCCGCCAGCGCGTGCCCCGGCGCCCGCTGGCGGACGGCGCCGCTGCCCGGCTGGCCTGGCGCGAGACGCGGCCCTGCGTACAGGTGATCTTCGCCCTGCGCTTCCTGGCGGGCGCCCTGCTCGCCGGCGGAACGGTCTCGGGCTGGCGGCTGCTCACCGCCGGGGTCGGCTGGTCGTGCGTGGTGGCGGCGATCTACCTGCACAACGGCACCACCGACGTCGTGGAGGACCGCCGCAACGGTTCGGCCCGGCCGCTGGCCACCGGGGAGCTGCCCCTGCCGGCAGCCCGGGCCATCGTCCGCGGCCTGGCGGTCGCGGGCCTCACCATCGCGGCGCTCGCCGATCCGCGGGAGGCGCTGCTCGCGCTGGCCATGCTGGCGCTCGGCTTCGCCTACTCCAGCGGCCGCGCGCCGCTGAAGGGGTCGATGCCCGGTTTCGCGCTGGTGGTGCTCGGCGGAGGAATGCTCACCTACACCGCCGGCGGTCTCACCACGTCGGGCGGCCCGACCCTCGAGTCGGCCGTTTTCGCCCTGTTCCTGTCGGCTTGGATGGCGGTAGCCGGGTCCTCGAAGGACCTGTCCGACACCGACGGCGACCGGTCCGCCGGACGCCGGACCCTGCCCGTCATGTTCGGCCAGGAATCGGCAGCCCGAATGATCGCCGCCGGGACCCTGACGGTGGGCGCGCTCTTCGTGGCGGTCGCGGTCCATGTCGGCGACAATCTGATCTGGTACGCGCTGCCACTCGCCGCCGGCGCCGCGGTCACCGCCGCGACGCTGCTCCGCACCCGCAGAGCGACGCTGCGCGCCGACCGGCGTCTCCCCTACCGATCCTTCATGGTCACCCAATTTCTGGTGCACGGCACGGTCCTCGCGGTGTATGCCGCGACGGCCGGTCTGCTTGTCGCATGACAATGGAATTGGTAATCTCCGGCGGGGGGAGCGAGCGCGCACGGTAAAGCAGACGGGGACTCGGAATGGCAGTGCACCACGACGAGGAACAGACGTCGAAACCTGAGGTCTCCGCCGGGCAGCGCCAGGAGATTTATGAGGCGATAGTCCGCGAGCTCAAGGCCGCCGACAGCGCCCTTCTCCTCACCTGGGAGCGCAGCGAGCAGCTAAGACGGCAGGTGGACGCCGTGCTCGACGACGTGGACTCGCTGATCCGCGGCGGCGTCCCCGTCCCCGAGCCGCAGCTGAGCGCAGAGATCGGCCAGACCCGCAGCAGCGACGGCACGCACCCGCTCGACTCCTGGTTCGCCGCCGACGTCCTGTTCTCCTGCGCGCTTCGCGTCCTCACCCGCGAC
This window of the Actinoplanes oblitus genome carries:
- a CDS encoding UbiA family prenyltransferase, whose product is MTVHESAVRQRVPRRPLADGAAARLAWRETRPCVQVIFALRFLAGALLAGGTVSGWRLLTAGVGWSCVVAAIYLHNGTTDVVEDRRNGSARPLATGELPLPAARAIVRGLAVAGLTIAALADPREALLALAMLALGFAYSSGRAPLKGSMPGFALVVLGGGMLTYTAGGLTTSGGPTLESAVFALFLSAWMAVAGSSKDLSDTDGDRSAGRRTLPVMFGQESAARMIAAGTLTVGALFVAVAVHVGDNLIWYALPLAAGAAVTAATLLRTRRATLRADRRLPYRSFMVTQFLVHGTVLAVYAATAGLLVA